The Candidatus Delongbacteria bacterium genome has a window encoding:
- a CDS encoding mechanosensitive ion channel produces MDFFQSIDYESIFATYGKNLLTSLAVLVIGRILGSFVLRGFDKIFKRSGMDDTLSRFIHGILKAVLIVVVLILALDMLGINTTSLVAVLGAAGLAVGLALKDSLSNFASGVMLVIFRPFKKGDFVDTAGITASVEVIGIFSTSFITADNKQIVVPNSKIYGSVITNFSKMDTRRVDITVDISYSSSIHRAKELLDEIAKSNDKILTDPAPFIAVSELATSSIKLVLRTWVKSEDFWDVKFNTLEQIKLTFDKHGIEIPFNQLQIHTSK; encoded by the coding sequence ATGGATTTCTTTCAAAGTATTGATTACGAATCAATATTTGCCACTTATGGTAAAAATCTGCTGACTTCTTTAGCGGTACTCGTAATTGGTCGTATTTTAGGTTCGTTTGTGCTCAGGGGGTTTGATAAGATTTTTAAAAGATCTGGAATGGATGATACTCTTAGTAGATTTATTCACGGTATTTTAAAAGCGGTTCTTATTGTTGTAGTTTTGATCTTAGCTTTGGATATGCTTGGAATAAATACTACATCATTAGTTGCTGTTTTAGGTGCTGCTGGTCTTGCAGTTGGTTTAGCATTAAAGGATTCTCTTTCAAACTTTGCTTCTGGAGTCATGCTGGTAATTTTTAGACCATTTAAAAAGGGTGATTTTGTTGACACTGCTGGAATTACAGCATCTGTTGAGGTTATCGGTATATTTAGTACAAGTTTCATAACTGCCGATAATAAGCAAATTGTTGTACCTAACAGCAAAATCTATGGTTCAGTTATTACAAATTTCTCTAAAATGGATACTAGGCGAGTTGATATTACGGTTGATATAAGTTATTCATCTTCGATCCATAGAGCAAAAGAATTATTGGATGAGATCGCAAAATCAAATGATAAGATATTAACAGATCCTGCTCCTTTTATCGCAGTATCTGAACTTGCAACGAGCAGTATAAAATTGGTTTTAAGAACATGGGTAAAAAGTGAAGATTTCTGGGATGTTAAATTTAATACTCTAGAGCAGATCAAACTAACTTTCGACAAACATGGAATAGAGATTCCATTCAATCAATTACAGATTCATACATCAAAGTAG
- a CDS encoding BamA/TamA family outer membrane protein: MKKVFVILFFLNSLYCVDFNGKSDDEKIEYLKNTGVYLEIDKDINSLANLYKAPVINAINLFGNQPILEEQILKQLQFNTGLSFDSSKVSEVESQLTNYLKNEGLINVHVEIISRYKGEFVDLDIKILKDGILKIDKLDLSGNSSYSTLRLKFQTETFYKSLYFGQMSRFSEVSLKNDVKNLQKFYKDNGFYDSKVSYVLKRNGDLVTPIITIVEGLEYTVEYEGNDEFYDFTLNNITEKILYSTPYNIAVKRIEKELLHKYNLYGYNGATINIESEDIENRKIVHIQIDEGVVDVLDKTEIIGLDDKELLQAGDYIGSSVSGTFSSGIYSTDQVVVDSSSISGFLNYLGYTDHILEVKRIKTDLNRYSLKFNITKNERALIDEIVFKGIGIDEVENLKSKILLGDNEPFMDFKARSDALTISSYFSELGYPYANVLYTFENGVLTYDLKKGVLSKNGDIFISGNFKTDSSYVVNMLKFEKDSLFSLKNMFKGQKSLRNSGLFNNTRFKTPGLIGNYDTIDLYVELSEKNPYYIDFGGFYDSETGVKLDFAFGDKNFLGKNKTLEFVGSYSNYFESYNLNYEDRNIWSSDYSGLLSLFYENDQPVNSNDRYEDYGISMGIFLKTGELTYGIANRFSRKVSNTYSGTENYIYRVSPYIMYDSRDDILRPKYGVFSKLSTDYSYNFNYDYDKFFKIESDNRFFYKLWFNTFGLAMRNGVIFSDFKDYISGNELFMLGGTSTIRGYEENMFSFIGDEAVGETVFSNLNFEIRTELPFNFEIINFVDSGFLDDNFSFDYRSSVGSGLGYITPIGTISVFYGYKLDKKDGEDQDKWHFSIGYTF; encoded by the coding sequence ATGAAAAAAGTTTTTGTAATACTGTTTTTTTTAAATTCACTTTATTGTGTGGATTTTAATGGGAAAAGTGATGATGAGAAGATAGAATATTTAAAAAATACTGGTGTATATTTAGAAATAGATAAGGATATTAATAGCTTAGCTAATCTTTATAAGGCTCCTGTAATAAACGCGATTAATCTTTTTGGAAATCAACCAATTCTTGAAGAGCAGATTTTAAAACAATTACAATTTAACACTGGACTTTCTTTTGATAGTTCCAAGGTTTCAGAGGTTGAAAGTCAGCTTACCAATTATCTTAAAAACGAAGGTTTGATAAATGTACATGTAGAAATTATTAGTAGATATAAAGGTGAATTTGTAGATCTTGATATTAAGATTTTAAAAGATGGAATACTTAAAATTGATAAATTGGATTTAAGTGGAAATAGCTCCTATTCCACACTCAGATTAAAATTTCAAACAGAAACATTTTACAAGTCATTATACTTTGGTCAAATGAGTAGATTTTCTGAAGTCTCTTTAAAAAATGATGTGAAGAACCTTCAAAAATTTTACAAAGACAATGGGTTTTATGACTCAAAGGTAAGTTATGTACTAAAAAGAAATGGAGATCTTGTTACACCAATAATCACAATTGTCGAAGGTTTAGAGTATACTGTGGAATACGAAGGAAATGATGAGTTCTACGATTTTACACTAAACAACATTACAGAGAAAATTTTATATTCCACTCCTTATAATATTGCAGTAAAAAGAATTGAAAAAGAGTTACTTCATAAATACAATCTTTATGGCTATAATGGAGCAACAATTAACATAGAATCAGAAGACATCGAAAACCGTAAAATTGTGCACATCCAGATTGATGAAGGAGTTGTTGATGTTTTAGATAAAACTGAAATCATCGGACTTGATGATAAAGAGCTCCTTCAGGCTGGTGATTATATTGGAAGTTCTGTCTCCGGTACATTTTCAAGTGGAATATATTCAACTGATCAAGTTGTAGTGGATAGTAGTTCTATCTCAGGTTTTTTAAATTATCTTGGTTATACAGATCATATATTAGAAGTTAAAAGGATAAAAACAGATTTAAATAGATATTCATTGAAGTTTAATATAACGAAGAATGAACGAGCTCTAATTGACGAGATTGTGTTCAAAGGAATAGGTATTGATGAAGTTGAGAACTTGAAAAGCAAGATACTGCTGGGGGATAATGAACCTTTTATGGATTTCAAGGCAAGATCCGATGCTCTAACGATCTCTTCATATTTCTCGGAACTTGGATATCCATACGCAAACGTATTATACACATTTGAAAATGGAGTTTTAACCTATGATTTGAAAAAAGGGGTACTTTCCAAAAATGGTGATATTTTCATTTCTGGTAATTTCAAAACAGATAGTTCTTATGTTGTAAATATGTTGAAATTTGAGAAGGATTCACTATTTTCACTTAAAAATATGTTTAAAGGTCAAAAATCCCTTAGAAATTCGGGACTATTTAATAATACACGATTTAAAACACCTGGTCTTATTGGTAATTATGATACAATCGATCTTTACGTTGAGTTGTCAGAGAAAAATCCATATTACATTGATTTTGGAGGGTTTTACGATTCTGAAACGGGAGTTAAACTTGATTTTGCTTTCGGAGATAAAAATTTCCTTGGTAAAAACAAAACTCTTGAGTTTGTAGGAAGCTATAGCAATTATTTTGAAAGTTATAATTTAAACTACGAAGACAGAAATATTTGGAGTAGTGATTATTCTGGGCTTCTATCTCTTTTTTATGAAAATGATCAACCAGTAAATTCAAACGATAGATATGAGGATTATGGTATTTCAATGGGAATATTTTTAAAAACTGGTGAACTTACATATGGTATAGCCAACAGATTTTCAAGAAAAGTATCAAATACTTACTCTGGAACTGAAAATTATATATACAGAGTAAGTCCTTATATTATGTATGATTCTAGAGATGATATTCTTAGACCAAAGTATGGTGTTTTCTCTAAATTGTCGACAGACTACAGTTATAATTTTAATTACGATTATGATAAATTTTTTAAAATCGAATCTGATAATAGATTTTTTTATAAATTATGGTTTAACACTTTTGGTCTGGCAATGAGAAATGGAGTTATTTTCTCAGATTTTAAAGATTATATATCTGGAAATGAGCTTTTTATGCTTGGTGGTACTTCCACAATTAGGGGTTATGAAGAAAATATGTTTAGTTTTATTGGTGATGAAGCGGTTGGTGAGACAGTTTTTTCTAATCTAAATTTTGAGATAAGAACAGAGCTTCCGTTCAACTTTGAGATAATAAATTTTGTAGATTCCGGATTTTTAGATGATAATTTTAGTTTTGATTATAGATCAAGTGTTGGATCTGGTTTGGGTTATATAACTCCTATTGGTACTATATCAGTTTTCTATGGATATAAACTTGATAAAAAGGATGGCGAAGATCAGGATAAATGGCATTTCTCAATAGGATATACATTTTAA
- a CDS encoding translocation/assembly module TamB domain-containing protein, whose amino-acid sequence MKRFRKILLIILIALFFLPIIILNLVKLRYVQDIIISKVNDNLNGFVYYGDLSINYFGTDIKIKKLGLNDISKNKIASIDEIYVKLSFYDLIRTNLVIDSVLVKNPILYTDIDSSGALNFVNLVKKSEKKDEIKTITEEPKEDVDKKNIILKALSIENLNLDYVKTGMHAKLSGFNLIASAQTAPLTAKSKINLDSIIYSDKKIEEIITKLDIETELINEKVDLSIDLAGDAITLKIEGLINSIFENQNFDIKIASNANLKKFQPLVGKVFDGDFSTDISIWGTKDNPNLEMLTSISNFNFDKYKADEINLDILAQNGVAYIRNLSVSVDSTKIFLNGKSDISSLIKGENWQEKLSYNINLLMNDLIPNDYFSHELTNNGKVDIDLKINGKGIAPNYIDTNLELSTKFVNYESGLGELFLNTNLDIYGGVANVKILHTDLLDISFDADGKYNLLTKDAEISTILNSTNLTKAINLFKLDLKTDYINLENKILIKNDEISGDLKLNSGSIEFSDFSIGDLKVDVTIDRGEVKLDTLFIGKKSSSIFVSARTKILDKFKILKNPYVELELYTDLDGDYINDNLKGKFITNGSFKGKVKELTGKLDLDFNNPGWNIDSLKQITGSITILKNKVIIDKFNLDLNDKGTISIKGDYDKKDKFNVKLITLNPIRIGNLDRVKPLGINSFTSIEIDAGGSINNPDVKGMIKIDSLEYKNLDLGDSKLDFTMSDKKIDGKLKSLVNSDFFYDLDTGFFTTILNADSLILDNFLHFANLPESKGKMKIFADFNGNINRIEKIKGELDINSIKLSDAGVQLVENGKITANVNGFDETAFLVNFDLAGTDSIVVNGSYLSGNLFADISTEVNLKRFDKFVEPLEISQGFVNVNIKGAYIDGKPDFKLNGKLANINLVAVETNTKVSDFNGDFSLDETGFNLDNIKGFIDSGSFSINGKGSFDENFKPTGEISISLNSLPLSVPELLSITLNGNIKSKLNKNKYNIDGNVEIVEGLFYKDIAFDFMSLMDKKPARKFSFNDTKSTVLDSISLNINILSKNPFTIDNNLAYMEIKPDLAIKGTASSPIILGRTQVVNGEISFQKRSFTIEKGVIDFTNPYKIEPDIDLLAKSEIDIYQIGMEINGKPDAMLFRLYSEPFLENPDILSLLITGKTITKKSGNDDPVSAQSMLINMINSTLSDDVKKSTGLDVFSVNSSGTGDEEKLSVNIGKNITDRLMLLYTLESGKDKNNYITTASYRLLETLYLEGYRATEGNFGSGIKFRWEFR is encoded by the coding sequence ATGAAGCGATTTAGAAAGATTCTCCTAATTATATTGATAGCATTATTTTTTTTACCAATAATTATTCTAAACTTAGTTAAATTACGATATGTACAAGATATAATAATTAGTAAAGTTAACGACAATTTAAATGGGTTTGTATATTATGGGGATCTCTCTATAAATTATTTTGGTACTGATATTAAGATAAAAAAATTAGGGTTGAATGATATTTCAAAAAATAAAATTGCATCCATAGATGAAATATATGTAAAACTGTCATTTTATGATCTTATAAGAACAAATTTAGTTATTGATTCAGTATTGGTAAAAAATCCAATTTTATATACAGATATCGACTCCAGTGGTGCACTTAATTTTGTTAATCTTGTTAAGAAAAGTGAGAAAAAAGATGAGATTAAAACTATTACAGAGGAACCTAAAGAGGATGTAGATAAGAAAAATATAATTCTAAAAGCTTTGTCAATTGAAAATCTCAACTTGGATTATGTAAAGACAGGAATGCATGCGAAACTAAGTGGTTTTAACTTAATAGCTTCGGCTCAAACAGCTCCTTTGACAGCAAAGTCAAAAATAAATTTAGACAGTATTATTTATAGTGATAAAAAAATAGAAGAGATTATCACAAAATTGGATATAGAAACTGAATTAATAAATGAAAAAGTTGATCTTAGTATTGATCTTGCGGGTGATGCTATAACATTAAAAATTGAAGGATTGATAAATTCTATTTTCGAAAACCAAAACTTCGATATCAAAATTGCATCAAATGCTAATCTTAAAAAATTTCAACCTTTAGTAGGTAAAGTTTTTGATGGTGATTTTTCAACTGATATAAGCATTTGGGGTACAAAAGACAATCCTAATCTTGAGATGTTGACCAGCATCAGTAATTTTAATTTTGATAAATACAAAGCAGATGAAATAAACCTTGATATTTTAGCACAAAATGGAGTTGCCTATATTAGGAATCTCTCCGTAAGTGTTGATTCTACTAAAATTTTTCTTAACGGGAAATCAGACATAAGTTCGCTTATCAAAGGAGAAAATTGGCAGGAGAAATTGAGTTACAACATTAACCTTTTAATGAATGACCTTATTCCTAATGATTATTTTTCACATGAATTAACAAACAATGGTAAGGTCGATATTGATTTAAAAATCAATGGTAAAGGAATTGCTCCAAACTATATCGATACGAATTTAGAATTATCTACAAAATTTGTAAATTATGAATCTGGCTTGGGAGAGCTGTTTCTTAACACCAATCTTGATATTTATGGAGGTGTGGCAAACGTAAAAATTCTTCATACGGATCTTTTAGATATCTCATTCGATGCTGATGGTAAATATAATTTACTTACAAAAGATGCAGAAATATCTACTATTTTAAATTCAACTAACTTAACAAAAGCTATAAACCTGTTTAAATTAGATTTAAAAACAGATTATATAAATCTAGAAAATAAAATTCTGATTAAAAATGATGAAATCTCTGGTGATTTGAAGCTAAATTCAGGTAGTATCGAATTTTCGGATTTCTCAATTGGTGATCTAAAAGTTGATGTGACAATTGATAGGGGAGAGGTAAAGCTAGATACCCTTTTTATTGGTAAAAAGAGTTCTTCGATATTTGTTAGTGCAAGAACTAAGATTTTGGATAAATTTAAAATTTTAAAGAATCCATATGTTGAACTAGAATTATACACCGATTTGGACGGAGATTATATAAATGATAATCTCAAAGGTAAGTTTATAACTAATGGTAGTTTTAAAGGCAAAGTGAAGGAATTGACAGGAAAACTTGATCTAGATTTTAACAATCCAGGTTGGAATATTGACAGCTTAAAGCAGATTACTGGATCTATAACAATTTTGAAAAACAAGGTGATTATTGATAAATTCAATTTAGATCTAAATGATAAAGGCACGATATCCATAAAAGGAGATTATGATAAAAAAGATAAGTTTAATGTAAAACTAATTACGTTAAATCCTATCAGAATTGGAAATCTAGATCGTGTAAAACCATTAGGAATAAATTCTTTTACAAGTATAGAAATAGATGCTGGTGGAAGCATCAATAATCCTGATGTTAAGGGTATGATTAAAATAGATTCTCTTGAATATAAGAACCTTGATCTTGGGGATAGTAAGCTTGATTTTACAATGTCAGACAAAAAAATTGATGGAAAGCTTAAATCTTTAGTAAACTCAGATTTTTTCTATGATCTTGATACGGGGTTTTTTACAACTATCTTAAATGCAGATTCTTTGATTTTAGATAATTTTCTTCACTTTGCCAATTTACCCGAAAGTAAGGGTAAAATGAAGATTTTTGCAGATTTTAATGGAAATATAAACAGAATAGAAAAAATTAAAGGTGAATTAGATATTAATAGCATAAAACTTTCCGATGCTGGTGTCCAATTAGTGGAAAATGGAAAAATTACTGCTAATGTAAATGGTTTTGATGAAACTGCTTTTTTAGTTAATTTTGATCTTGCAGGAACAGATTCAATCGTTGTAAATGGATCGTATTTAAGTGGAAATCTATTTGCTGATATTTCAACTGAAGTAAATTTGAAAAGATTTGATAAATTTGTAGAACCTTTAGAAATAAGTCAAGGCTTCGTAAATGTCAATATAAAAGGGGCTTATATTGATGGCAAACCAGATTTTAAATTGAACGGTAAACTCGCAAATATTAATTTGGTTGCTGTGGAAACGAATACTAAGGTTAGTGATTTTAATGGGGATTTTTCCTTAGATGAAACAGGTTTCAACTTAGACAATATAAAGGGTTTTATTGACAGCGGTTCATTTTCAATAAACGGAAAAGGATCATTCGATGAAAATTTTAAACCTACTGGAGAAATCAGCATTTCATTAAATAGTTTACCATTATCTGTTCCTGAGCTCCTTAGCATTACGCTTAATGGAAATATTAAATCGAAATTAAACAAAAATAAATATAATATTGATGGAAATGTTGAAATTGTTGAAGGCTTATTCTATAAAGATATTGCTTTTGATTTCATGTCTTTAATGGACAAGAAGCCCGCGAGAAAGTTTAGTTTTAACGATACCAAATCAACGGTTCTTGATTCTATTTCTCTTAATATAAATATTTTGAGTAAAAATCCGTTTACTATAGATAATAATTTGGCGTATATGGAGATTAAACCTGATCTTGCAATTAAAGGAACTGCATCAAGTCCTATAATTCTTGGTAGAACTCAAGTTGTAAATGGTGAAATCAGTTTCCAGAAAAGAAGTTTTACCATAGAAAAAGGAGTTATTGATTTTACTAATCCATATAAAATCGAACCAGATATTGACCTTTTAGCTAAATCAGAGATAGATATTTATCAAATTGGTATGGAAATAAATGGTAAACCTGACGCAATGCTATTTAGATTGTATTCTGAGCCATTCCTTGAAAACCCAGATATATTATCACTTCTGATAACAGGTAAAACTATTACCAAAAAAAGTGGAAATGATGATCCCGTTTCAGCTCAAAGTATGCTAATAAATATGATAAACTCAACACTTTCTGACGATGTTAAGAAAAGTACAGGACTTGATGTCTTTTCTGTGAATAGTTCTGGTACAGGTGATGAGGAAAAATTATCTGTTAATATAGGAAAAAATATTACTGACAGATTGATGTTGCTGTACACTTTGGAGAGTGGTAAAGATAAGAATAATTACATTACAACTGCAAGCTACAGATTGCTTGAAACTCTATATTTGGAAGGATACAGAGCCACGGAAGGTAATTTTGGTTCTGGTATAAAATTCAGATGGGAATTCAGATAA
- a CDS encoding T9SS type A sorting domain-containing protein: MRFLCLVLILMSINLSASYWHYRLGGDFCFANDINEISGGLIVGAMNLSIYNVSRSTWVFTDNSLYSIFPFEEENVLYTSCKLNESLYFSTENNRFFVMNSENILIELSGCPVTVNNMVSKNDFYLLASTPLGVYIYDTNNDTWDNFGGIINGYSILGLVKNSVNKIYAFTNSKIYYLEGECWIEQNNLPVSDLNIKSISFDKYDNQFILTDIGIFIYKSMENSWNLVNEGIENIDYITDIKALGSERQIYAYGYHSVYKFGQLGFWQNFSPGAFGWINSIFLAFDDYLYLASDGGVFKSNNQFSYQPPTTMNLPPQIEVKQFGITKLNLPDFIQNEDFMGFIPGNLSWQTQGSSNYHIQRVDDELQISRIDEDYIGSQNFIFTFNDTINNQVISNNVDLNSELAQLNLPDVLYVQSNPIKTDFDLTPFIIDVDSSASNLGWSTSQDFDISKDGQTLIIVPKTVNWQGSECVTFYLSNSKTKNNISKNVLLEVTNTYEDYTIKPLHIGNKYFFKAPDYSRVYEQEVIKDTIVDGYKYFIISGNYFGDGGHFGYNGRWMERSNNSKVFSNKFPLDYTWKVGQATRYGYVQSVNTCEYFGTQYQEIYCEDIYSSSSSSTTRRLKFINFFGPVYHYYSNYQSHGEPGWSYTYNLIGATINGENFGVVDITENGNKDIDFEIKQNYPNPFNPTTNINYSLNNSSLVKLSVYNSNGELVVNLIDGKIAKGFHSVRFDASNLNSGVYFYKIEVNGVSDTRKMILVK, encoded by the coding sequence ATGAGATTCTTATGCTTGGTGTTGATACTTATGAGTATAAACTTGTCAGCATCTTATTGGCATTATAGATTGGGAGGTGATTTCTGTTTTGCCAATGATATTAATGAAATATCCGGTGGGTTGATTGTTGGAGCAATGAATCTTTCTATATATAATGTTTCAAGATCCACATGGGTGTTTACTGACAACTCTTTATATTCCATTTTCCCTTTTGAAGAAGAAAATGTGTTATATACTTCATGCAAGCTAAATGAATCATTGTATTTTTCTACGGAAAATAATCGTTTTTTTGTGATGAATTCTGAAAATATTCTAATTGAGTTGTCTGGTTGTCCGGTCACAGTTAATAATATGGTTTCAAAGAATGATTTTTATCTATTAGCTAGTACACCTTTAGGTGTTTATATCTATGATACGAATAATGATACTTGGGATAATTTTGGTGGCATAATAAATGGCTATTCTATCTTGGGATTAGTTAAAAATAGTGTTAATAAAATCTATGCTTTTACAAATTCAAAAATTTACTATCTCGAAGGGGAATGCTGGATTGAACAAAATAATTTGCCTGTTTCTGATTTGAATATAAAATCCATATCTTTTGATAAATATGATAATCAATTCATTTTAACAGATATTGGAATTTTCATTTATAAATCAATGGAGAATAGCTGGAATCTTGTCAATGAAGGTATAGAAAACATTGATTATATAACTGATATTAAAGCACTCGGTTCTGAAAGGCAAATTTATGCTTATGGTTATCATTCTGTTTATAAATTTGGACAATTAGGTTTTTGGCAGAATTTTTCTCCAGGTGCTTTTGGCTGGATAAATTCAATTTTTCTTGCGTTTGATGATTACTTATACTTAGCTAGCGATGGAGGGGTATTCAAAAGCAATAATCAATTTAGCTATCAACCTCCTACGACAATGAATTTACCTCCTCAGATAGAGGTAAAACAATTTGGGATAACCAAGCTTAATCTTCCTGATTTTATTCAAAATGAAGATTTTATGGGTTTTATACCAGGTAATCTAAGTTGGCAAACACAGGGTAGTAGTAATTATCATATTCAAAGAGTTGATGATGAACTTCAGATAAGTAGAATCGATGAAGATTATATAGGTTCTCAGAATTTTATTTTTACATTCAATGATACGATAAACAATCAAGTAATAAGTAATAATGTTGATTTGAATTCAGAGTTAGCGCAGTTGAATCTTCCTGATGTTTTATATGTTCAATCTAATCCTATAAAAACTGATTTTGATCTAACTCCATTTATTATTGATGTGGACAGCTCTGCCTCAAATCTAGGATGGTCAACATCTCAGGACTTCGATATTTCTAAAGATGGTCAGACACTGATTATTGTACCAAAAACTGTAAACTGGCAAGGAAGTGAATGTGTTACATTTTATTTATCTAATTCGAAAACAAAAAATAATATCTCAAAAAATGTCTTATTAGAGGTAACAAATACATATGAAGATTATACAATAAAACCATTGCATATTGGCAATAAATATTTTTTTAAAGCTCCAGATTATTCAAGGGTCTATGAACAGGAAGTGATAAAAGATACTATAGTAGATGGCTATAAATATTTTATTATTTCTGGTAATTATTTTGGCGATGGAGGACATTTTGGTTACAATGGAAGATGGATGGAAAGGAGTAATAACTCGAAAGTTTTTTCTAATAAGTTTCCTTTAGATTATACTTGGAAGGTTGGTCAAGCAACGAGGTATGGGTATGTTCAAAGTGTTAATACATGTGAATATTTTGGGACTCAATATCAAGAGATATATTGTGAAGACATTTATTCATCATCATCTTCTAGTACTACTAGGAGATTGAAATTCATCAACTTTTTTGGCCCTGTTTATCATTATTATAGTAACTATCAAAGTCATGGTGAACCAGGTTGGTCTTATACGTATAATTTAATTGGAGCAACAATCAATGGTGAAAATTTTGGTGTTGTGGATATAACTGAGAATGGAAATAAAGATATTGATTTTGAAATCAAACAAAACTACCCGAATCCGTTCAATCCTACAACAAATATAAATTACTCATTAAATAATTCTTCTTTAGTAAAATTATCAGTTTATAACTCAAACGGTGAATTGGTAGTAAATTTAATTGACGGGAAAATAGCTAAAGGATTTCATAGTGTTAGATTTGATGCATCAAATCTTAATAGTGGCGTTTACTTCTATAAGATCGAAGTTAACGGAGTTAGCGATACTAGAAAAATGATACTTGTAAAATAG
- a CDS encoding DUF4403 family protein, with protein sequence MNTKNTLILSLLFFVFSCTSTKIIPKKPEKIYYKRKLEKIISETNLNLSTSNQKLAMLLDSIIPEVIYDGKDSFLGLSAQLSKNGDIKIDSDNNFVNISIPANLKIKYFSISSPSIPLDLAFRMKIDISEDWTMNTKIFYTGIYNVLFEEIKLGFIKIRPRDTVKKIIAPFQVMLSEKINKEFNKSFDLKSQIEILWDELHKPVAIDTTYNIWLQITPLELKYYPVILRNDSIDIGLGLRSYADLTAGPKPQKLNPAPLPKLTIESNRTDEFALCIQMNLYYNDLKNIASKTILNREIENNGHKIEIVDLDFYGSKDDIVVKIGMIHDLEGIIYFTGTPVFDKKKNIFSIENIDFDLNSVSVLLRSADWLLHGTIRKTIEEELRFDLNDEIEKLKVLAQESISNLDFGNGLQMYGEIDAIKFDNFHIDSDRITLYVYARGHTGLKIR encoded by the coding sequence ATGAATACTAAAAATACACTTATATTGTCTTTACTTTTTTTTGTCTTTTCATGCACATCTACGAAAATAATCCCAAAAAAACCGGAAAAAATTTACTATAAAAGGAAACTGGAAAAAATTATTTCAGAGACTAACCTAAATCTTTCAACAAGCAATCAAAAACTAGCTATGCTATTGGATTCGATTATTCCAGAAGTTATATACGATGGAAAAGATAGTTTTCTTGGATTATCAGCTCAGCTATCAAAAAATGGAGATATTAAAATTGATTCAGATAATAATTTTGTAAATATATCAATTCCTGCTAATCTTAAAATAAAATACTTCTCAATTTCTTCTCCATCGATTCCTCTTGATCTAGCGTTTAGGATGAAAATAGATATAAGTGAAGATTGGACAATGAATACTAAAATTTTCTATACAGGAATTTATAATGTTTTATTTGAAGAGATAAAATTAGGTTTTATAAAAATCAGACCACGAGATACAGTAAAAAAAATTATCGCTCCATTTCAGGTTATGCTTTCAGAAAAAATCAACAAAGAGTTTAACAAATCATTTGATTTAAAATCACAGATTGAAATACTATGGGACGAGCTTCATAAACCAGTAGCTATTGATACTACCTATAATATTTGGCTTCAGATAACTCCTTTAGAACTAAAATATTATCCTGTTATTCTTCGAAATGATAGCATTGATATTGGGCTTGGATTAAGATCCTATGCTGATTTGACTGCTGGTCCAAAACCTCAAAAGCTAAATCCTGCTCCTCTTCCGAAATTAACAATTGAAAGTAATAGAACGGACGAGTTTGCTCTGTGTATTCAAATGAATCTTTACTACAATGATCTCAAAAACATTGCTTCAAAAACTATTTTAAATAGAGAGATAGAAAATAATGGACATAAAATTGAGATAGTTGATCTTGATTTCTACGGAAGTAAAGATGATATAGTTGTTAAAATTGGGATGATCCATGATCTTGAAGGAATTATCTATTTCACTGGAACTCCTGTATTTGACAAAAAAAAGAACATTTTCTCCATTGAAAATATCGATTTTGATTTAAATAGTGTAAGTGTTTTACTTAGATCAGCAGATTGGCTTCTTCATGGTACTATAAGAAAAACTATTGAAGAAGAACTAAGATTTGATTTAAATGATGAGATTGAGAAGTTGAAAGTATTAGCTCAGGAGTCAATTAGTAACCTTGACTTTGGAAATGGCTTGCAAATGTATGGAGAAATTGATGCCATAAAATTTGATAATTTTCATATAGATAGCGATAGAATTACATTATACGTTTATGCAAGAGGTCATACTGGGTTGAAGATTAGGTAA